In Felis catus isolate Fca126 chromosome A2, F.catus_Fca126_mat1.0, whole genome shotgun sequence, the following proteins share a genomic window:
- the LOC123382444 gene encoding uncharacterized protein LOC123382444: MALLAYWVGLFQGLSVHRCMRRSGGKWRHPATQSVLLGSAIAHRSSVFSSRPLPAFPFSVSRPQAVPLSQVLSQMRLFSPAPYFRRTVALTRSAPLREGLTEQWPNEQWPNVGCTRERLPDPAGAAALRLRPGVSPPPKKIARGCSLSVSGTVENHNTHLAPGFTLNDLVPAPASVAAFRGLLGPGGLNSLYRMSFHSGSGTAFPRVAREPPGPHSVPGDSPFPPAHRQEPQEPEEHVCY; this comes from the coding sequence atggcgctgctagcctactgggttGGATTGTTTCAGGGCTTGTCGGTGCACAGGTGCATGCGCAGGAGCGGtggaaaatggcgccacccagctacccagtctgttctcctcgGATCAGCAATTGCGCACCGGTCCTCCGttttcagctctcgtccactccctgcttttccatTCTCCGTgagcaggccccaggcagtacctctctcccaagttttgtctcagatgcggctgttttccccggccccttacttccgaaggactgtggctttgacccgctccgcccctctgcgggaaggtctcactgagcagtggccgaatgagcaatggccgaatgtcggctgcacccggGAACGCTTGCCGGACCCTGCTGGTGCCGctgccctgagactgcggccaggtgtcAGCCCGCCCCCCAAAAAGATCGCGAGAGGGTGTAGCCTCAGCGTTTCAGGGACcgtggaaaatcacaacacacatctggcaccaggcttcaccctcaacgacCTCGTCCCAGCACCAGCGAGTGTggccgccttccggggtctgctgggaccaggtggcctcaacagtctctaccgAATGTCCTTTCATTCcggcagtggaaccgcttttccccgtgtggcccgagaacctcccggaccccactctgttcctggggattcacctttcccaccagcgcaccgccag
- the LOC101083497 gene encoding adhesion G protein-coupled receptor E2-like isoform X2, translating into MRNRYRLLPGLLLLLLLIFRAASQNTRDINMCEQPWRTPCVPYVDCQGVDGRYCVCGPGQELIPEMTFRNESENMCQGLLVLLLLTLGPVQKLSASAPTDCAQWCPPKSSCVNATACRCSPGFTSSSGDVFTNRLENCDDINECGPPPRVSCGKFAHCLNTEGSYHCTCGPGYELASGAKTFRSESENTCQVISVHIPESKPDDQEPEECCVESKQNYTDPPPYTHRKLHDQKGLPSRQDSNRQHHWGPAGNFFPSWTPPRGIKSQRLSRFFEKVEDLARKFIPAFAQDSIQGLIEGVDELLQTPEDLGALPRSEQHRVAANLLAGLEDVLRNISQALPNGTLTFNASAGTDLSLKVQEQGDRNVTLSLNQAKMLLSLDEVHESSDSGPSVVGLVSTPGMAKFLAEAPLVLDPKQQAVLREHKELLGEVPPVLLSGVVSAFVSNKDTQNLGSPVTFIFSHHSVTPGPTQKVFCVFWEHSQDGGGHWSTTGCRMAATGDASTTCQCSHLSSFAVLMAHGHVQEDPVLAVITYVGLGLSLLCLLLAALTFLLCKAIQNTSTSLHLQLSICLFLAHLLFLTAIDQTKIKLLCAIIAGALHYLYLASFTWMLLEGLHLFLTARNLMVVNYSSMSRFTKRLMFPVGYGVPALIVAVSAASRPSLYGTPTRCWLHTEKGFVWTFLGPVCTIFSINLAFFLMTFWIVRNKLSSLNRDVSTLQNTRMLTFKATAQLLILGCTWCLGLLQVGPAARVMAYLFTIINSLQGMFIFLVYCLLSQQVREQYGKWFRGVRKAKAEPENYTLSSRTVSDASKHSAENYNELANLSLRK; encoded by the exons ATGAGGAACAGATATCGACTGCTGCCAG GactcttgctgctgctgctgttaatATTCAGAGCTGCTTCCCAGAACACTAGAG ACATCAACATGTGTGAGCAACCCTGGAGGACGCCCTGTGTACCCTATGTTGACTGCCAGGGCGTGGATGGGAGATACTGCGTGTGCGGCCCAGGCCAGGAGCTGATTCCCGAGATGACGTTCAGGaatgagagtgaaaacatgtgtCAAG GGCTCTTGGTGCTGCTGCTGTTGACACTAGGGCCTGTACAGAAACTGAGTG CTTCTGCCCCCACAGACTGTGCTCAGTGGTGCCCTCCAAAGTCCTCATGTGTCAACGCCACGGCCTGCCGCTGCTCTCCGGGGTTCACTTCTTCATCCGGGGACGTCTTCACCAACCGCTTGGAGAATTGTGATG ACATCAACGAGTGTGGACCACCCCCCAGAGTGTCCTGTGGAAAATTCGCACACTGCCTCAACACAGAGGGGAGCTACCACTGCACGTGCGGCCCAGGATACGAGCTTGCTTCTGGGGCAAAAACATTCAGGAGTGAGAGTGAGAACACGTGTCAAG TAATTTCAGTTCACATTCCTGAGAGCAAACCAGATGACCAGGAGCCAGAAGAATGCTGTGTGGAGTCTAAGCAGAATTACACGGATCCACCCCCATACACACATAGAAAATTACATGATCAGAAGGGGCTCCCGTCGAGACAAGATAGCAACAGACAGCATCATTGGGGACCAGCAG GCAACTTTTTCCCCAGCTGGACCCCACCCCGTGGAATCAAGAGCCAG AGACTCTCCCGCTTCTTTGAAAAAGTCGAAGATCTGGCCAGAAAGTTCATACCGGCCTTTGCCCAGGACAGCATCCAG GGCCTCATAGAGGGGGTGGATGAGTTGTTGCAGACCCCGGAAGACCTGGGGGCGCTGCCCCGCTCAGAGCAGCACCGTGTGGCCGCGAACCTGCTCGCTGGCCTGGAGGACGTCCTGAGAAACATAAGCCAGGCCCTGCCCAATGGGACATTGACCTTCAATGCATCTGCAGGCACAG ACCTGTCCCTGAAGGTGCAAGAACAAGGAGACAGAAATGTCACCTTGAGTCTGAACCAGGCAAAGATGCTGCTGAGCTTGGATGAGGTGCATGAATCTAGTGACTCAG GTCCTTCTGTGGTGGGCCTCGTCTCCACTCCAGGGATGGCCAAGTTCCTGGCCGAGGCGCCCCTGGTCCTGGACCCTAAGCAGCAGGCAGTTCTGCGTGAACACAAGGAATTGCTGGGAGAGGTCCCCCCTGTCCTGCTCTCAGGTGTCGTCTCTGCCTTTGTGAGCAACAAAGACACCCAGAACCTCGGCTCCCCCGTCACCTTCATCTTCTCCCACCAC TCGGTGACACCCGGGCCAACCCAGAAGGTGTTCTGTGTCTTCTGGGAGCACAGTCAGGATGGAGGCGGTCATTGGTCCACCACGGGCTGCAGGATGGCGGCCACCGGAGACGCCAGCACCACCTGCCAGTGCTCCCACCTCAGCAGCTTTGCCGTCCTCATGGCCCACGGCCACGTGCAG GAGGATCCCGTGCTGGCTGTGATCACCTACGTGGGGCTGGGCCTCTCTCTGCTGTGCCTCCTCCTGGCAGCCCTCACCTTCCTCCTGTGCAAAGCCATCCAGAACACCAGCACCTCGCTCCACCTGCAGCTCTCGATCTGCCTCTTCCTGGCCCACCTGCTCTTCCTCACGGCCATCGACCAGACCAAGATCAAG ctgctgTGCGCCATCATCGCGGGGGCCTTACACTATCTCTACCTGGCCTCCTTCACCTGGATGCTGTTGGAGGGTCTACACCTCTTCCTCACGGCACGCAACCTGATGGTGGTCAACTACTCCAGCATGAGCAGGTTCACGAAGAGACTCATGTTCCCTGTGGGCTACGGAGTCCCGGCTCTGATTGTGGCCGTTTCTGCTGCATCCAGACCTTCCCTTTATGGAACACCCACCAG ATGCTGGCTTCACACAGAAAAAGGATTTGTATGGACCTTCCTGGGCCCCGTCTGCACCATCTTCTCC ATTAATCTGGCCTTCTTTCTGATGACCTTCTGGATTGTGAGAAACAAGCTCTCCTCCCTCAACAGAGATGTGTCCACCCTCCAGAACACCAG GATGCTGACATTCAAAGCGACGGCTCAGCTCCTCATCCTGGGCTGCACGTGGTGTCTGGGCCTCCTGCAGGTGGGGCCAGCTGCCCGCGTCATGGCTTACCTCTTCACCATCATCAACAGCCTGCAGGGAATGTTCATCTTCCTGGTGTACTGCCTCCTCAGCCAGCAG GTCCGGGAGCAGTACGGGAAGTGGTTCAGAGGGGTCAGGAAAGCCAAAGCCGAGCCTGAGAATTACACGCTCTCAAGCAGGACCGTGTCTGATGCTTCCAAGCACAGTGCG GAGAATTATAATGAACTGGCGAACTTGTCTCttagaaagtga
- the LOC101083497 gene encoding adhesion G protein-coupled receptor E2-like isoform X3, with protein sequence MRNRYRLLPGLLLLLLLIFRAASQNTRDINMCEQPWRTPCVPYVDCQGVDGRYCVCGPGQELIPEMTFRNESENMCQGLLVLLLLTLGPVQKLSASAPTDCAQWCPPKSSCVNATACRCSPGFTSSSGDVFTNRLENCDDINECGPPPRVSCGKFAHCLNTEGSYHCTCGPGYELASGAKTFRSESENTCQVHIPESKPDDQEPEECCVESKQNYTDPPPYTHRKLHDQKGLPSRQDSNRQHHWGPAGNFFPSWTPPRGIKSQRLSRFFEKVEDLARKFIPAFAQDSIQGLIEGVDELLQTPEDLGALPRSEQHRVAANLLAGLEDVLRNISQALPNGTLTFNASAGTDLSLKVQEQGDRNVTLSLNQAKMLLSLDEVHESSDSGPSVVGLVSTPGMAKFLAEAPLVLDPKQQAVLREHKELLGEVPPVLLSGVVSAFVSNKDTQNLGSPVTFIFSHHSVTPGPTQKVFCVFWEHSQDGGGHWSTTGCRMAATGDASTTCQCSHLSSFAVLMAHGHVQEEDPVLAVITYVGLGLSLLCLLLAALTFLLCKAIQNTSTSLHLQLSICLFLAHLLFLTAIDQTKIKLLCAIIAGALHYLYLASFTWMLLEGLHLFLTARNLMVVNYSSMSRFTKRLMFPVGYGVPALIVAVSAASRPSLYGTPTRCWLHTEKGFVWTFLGPVCTIFSINLAFFLMTFWIVRNKLSSLNRDVSTLQNTRMLTFKATAQLLILGCTWCLGLLQVGPAARVMAYLFTIINSLQGMFIFLVYCLLSQQVREQYGKWFRGVRKAKAEPENYTLSSRTVSDASKHSAENYNELANLSLRK encoded by the exons ATGAGGAACAGATATCGACTGCTGCCAG GactcttgctgctgctgctgttaatATTCAGAGCTGCTTCCCAGAACACTAGAG ACATCAACATGTGTGAGCAACCCTGGAGGACGCCCTGTGTACCCTATGTTGACTGCCAGGGCGTGGATGGGAGATACTGCGTGTGCGGCCCAGGCCAGGAGCTGATTCCCGAGATGACGTTCAGGaatgagagtgaaaacatgtgtCAAG GGCTCTTGGTGCTGCTGCTGTTGACACTAGGGCCTGTACAGAAACTGAGTG CTTCTGCCCCCACAGACTGTGCTCAGTGGTGCCCTCCAAAGTCCTCATGTGTCAACGCCACGGCCTGCCGCTGCTCTCCGGGGTTCACTTCTTCATCCGGGGACGTCTTCACCAACCGCTTGGAGAATTGTGATG ACATCAACGAGTGTGGACCACCCCCCAGAGTGTCCTGTGGAAAATTCGCACACTGCCTCAACACAGAGGGGAGCTACCACTGCACGTGCGGCCCAGGATACGAGCTTGCTTCTGGGGCAAAAACATTCAGGAGTGAGAGTGAGAACACGTGTCAAG TTCACATTCCTGAGAGCAAACCAGATGACCAGGAGCCAGAAGAATGCTGTGTGGAGTCTAAGCAGAATTACACGGATCCACCCCCATACACACATAGAAAATTACATGATCAGAAGGGGCTCCCGTCGAGACAAGATAGCAACAGACAGCATCATTGGGGACCAGCAG GCAACTTTTTCCCCAGCTGGACCCCACCCCGTGGAATCAAGAGCCAG AGACTCTCCCGCTTCTTTGAAAAAGTCGAAGATCTGGCCAGAAAGTTCATACCGGCCTTTGCCCAGGACAGCATCCAG GGCCTCATAGAGGGGGTGGATGAGTTGTTGCAGACCCCGGAAGACCTGGGGGCGCTGCCCCGCTCAGAGCAGCACCGTGTGGCCGCGAACCTGCTCGCTGGCCTGGAGGACGTCCTGAGAAACATAAGCCAGGCCCTGCCCAATGGGACATTGACCTTCAATGCATCTGCAGGCACAG ACCTGTCCCTGAAGGTGCAAGAACAAGGAGACAGAAATGTCACCTTGAGTCTGAACCAGGCAAAGATGCTGCTGAGCTTGGATGAGGTGCATGAATCTAGTGACTCAG GTCCTTCTGTGGTGGGCCTCGTCTCCACTCCAGGGATGGCCAAGTTCCTGGCCGAGGCGCCCCTGGTCCTGGACCCTAAGCAGCAGGCAGTTCTGCGTGAACACAAGGAATTGCTGGGAGAGGTCCCCCCTGTCCTGCTCTCAGGTGTCGTCTCTGCCTTTGTGAGCAACAAAGACACCCAGAACCTCGGCTCCCCCGTCACCTTCATCTTCTCCCACCAC TCGGTGACACCCGGGCCAACCCAGAAGGTGTTCTGTGTCTTCTGGGAGCACAGTCAGGATGGAGGCGGTCATTGGTCCACCACGGGCTGCAGGATGGCGGCCACCGGAGACGCCAGCACCACCTGCCAGTGCTCCCACCTCAGCAGCTTTGCCGTCCTCATGGCCCACGGCCACGTGCAG GAGGAGGATCCCGTGCTGGCTGTGATCACCTACGTGGGGCTGGGCCTCTCTCTGCTGTGCCTCCTCCTGGCAGCCCTCACCTTCCTCCTGTGCAAAGCCATCCAGAACACCAGCACCTCGCTCCACCTGCAGCTCTCGATCTGCCTCTTCCTGGCCCACCTGCTCTTCCTCACGGCCATCGACCAGACCAAGATCAAG ctgctgTGCGCCATCATCGCGGGGGCCTTACACTATCTCTACCTGGCCTCCTTCACCTGGATGCTGTTGGAGGGTCTACACCTCTTCCTCACGGCACGCAACCTGATGGTGGTCAACTACTCCAGCATGAGCAGGTTCACGAAGAGACTCATGTTCCCTGTGGGCTACGGAGTCCCGGCTCTGATTGTGGCCGTTTCTGCTGCATCCAGACCTTCCCTTTATGGAACACCCACCAG ATGCTGGCTTCACACAGAAAAAGGATTTGTATGGACCTTCCTGGGCCCCGTCTGCACCATCTTCTCC ATTAATCTGGCCTTCTTTCTGATGACCTTCTGGATTGTGAGAAACAAGCTCTCCTCCCTCAACAGAGATGTGTCCACCCTCCAGAACACCAG GATGCTGACATTCAAAGCGACGGCTCAGCTCCTCATCCTGGGCTGCACGTGGTGTCTGGGCCTCCTGCAGGTGGGGCCAGCTGCCCGCGTCATGGCTTACCTCTTCACCATCATCAACAGCCTGCAGGGAATGTTCATCTTCCTGGTGTACTGCCTCCTCAGCCAGCAG GTCCGGGAGCAGTACGGGAAGTGGTTCAGAGGGGTCAGGAAAGCCAAAGCCGAGCCTGAGAATTACACGCTCTCAAGCAGGACCGTGTCTGATGCTTCCAAGCACAGTGCG GAGAATTATAATGAACTGGCGAACTTGTCTCttagaaagtga
- the LOC101083497 gene encoding adhesion G protein-coupled receptor E2-like isoform X4 produces MRNRYRLLPGLLLLLLLIFRAASQNTRDINMCEQPWRTPCVPYVDCQGVDGRYCVCGPGQELIPEMTFRNESENMCQGLLVLLLLTLGPVQKLSASAPTDCAQWCPPKSSCVNATACRCSPGFTSSSGDVFTNRLENCDDINECGPPPRVSCGKFAHCLNTEGSYHCTCGPGYELASGAKTFRSESENTCQVISVHIPESKPDDQEPEECCVESKQNYTDPPPYTHRKLHDQKGLPSRQDSNRQHHWGPAGNFFPSWTPPRGIKSQRLSRFFEKVEDLARKFIPAFAQDSIQGLIEGVDELLQTPEDLGALPRSEQHRVAANLLAGLEDVLRNISQALPNGTLTFNASAGTDLSLKVQEQGDRNVTLSLNQAKMLLSLDEVHESSDSGMAKFLAEAPLVLDPKQQAVLREHKELLGEVPPVLLSGVVSAFVSNKDTQNLGSPVTFIFSHHSVTPGPTQKVFCVFWEHSQDGGGHWSTTGCRMAATGDASTTCQCSHLSSFAVLMAHGHVQEEDPVLAVITYVGLGLSLLCLLLAALTFLLCKAIQNTSTSLHLQLSICLFLAHLLFLTAIDQTKIKLLCAIIAGALHYLYLASFTWMLLEGLHLFLTARNLMVVNYSSMSRFTKRLMFPVGYGVPALIVAVSAASRPSLYGTPTRCWLHTEKGFVWTFLGPVCTIFSINLAFFLMTFWIVRNKLSSLNRDVSTLQNTRMLTFKATAQLLILGCTWCLGLLQVGPAARVMAYLFTIINSLQGMFIFLVYCLLSQQVREQYGKWFRGVRKAKAEPENYTLSSRTVSDASKHSAENYNELANLSLRK; encoded by the exons ATGAGGAACAGATATCGACTGCTGCCAG GactcttgctgctgctgctgttaatATTCAGAGCTGCTTCCCAGAACACTAGAG ACATCAACATGTGTGAGCAACCCTGGAGGACGCCCTGTGTACCCTATGTTGACTGCCAGGGCGTGGATGGGAGATACTGCGTGTGCGGCCCAGGCCAGGAGCTGATTCCCGAGATGACGTTCAGGaatgagagtgaaaacatgtgtCAAG GGCTCTTGGTGCTGCTGCTGTTGACACTAGGGCCTGTACAGAAACTGAGTG CTTCTGCCCCCACAGACTGTGCTCAGTGGTGCCCTCCAAAGTCCTCATGTGTCAACGCCACGGCCTGCCGCTGCTCTCCGGGGTTCACTTCTTCATCCGGGGACGTCTTCACCAACCGCTTGGAGAATTGTGATG ACATCAACGAGTGTGGACCACCCCCCAGAGTGTCCTGTGGAAAATTCGCACACTGCCTCAACACAGAGGGGAGCTACCACTGCACGTGCGGCCCAGGATACGAGCTTGCTTCTGGGGCAAAAACATTCAGGAGTGAGAGTGAGAACACGTGTCAAG TAATTTCAGTTCACATTCCTGAGAGCAAACCAGATGACCAGGAGCCAGAAGAATGCTGTGTGGAGTCTAAGCAGAATTACACGGATCCACCCCCATACACACATAGAAAATTACATGATCAGAAGGGGCTCCCGTCGAGACAAGATAGCAACAGACAGCATCATTGGGGACCAGCAG GCAACTTTTTCCCCAGCTGGACCCCACCCCGTGGAATCAAGAGCCAG AGACTCTCCCGCTTCTTTGAAAAAGTCGAAGATCTGGCCAGAAAGTTCATACCGGCCTTTGCCCAGGACAGCATCCAG GGCCTCATAGAGGGGGTGGATGAGTTGTTGCAGACCCCGGAAGACCTGGGGGCGCTGCCCCGCTCAGAGCAGCACCGTGTGGCCGCGAACCTGCTCGCTGGCCTGGAGGACGTCCTGAGAAACATAAGCCAGGCCCTGCCCAATGGGACATTGACCTTCAATGCATCTGCAGGCACAG ACCTGTCCCTGAAGGTGCAAGAACAAGGAGACAGAAATGTCACCTTGAGTCTGAACCAGGCAAAGATGCTGCTGAGCTTGGATGAGGTGCATGAATCTAGTGACTCAG GGATGGCCAAGTTCCTGGCCGAGGCGCCCCTGGTCCTGGACCCTAAGCAGCAGGCAGTTCTGCGTGAACACAAGGAATTGCTGGGAGAGGTCCCCCCTGTCCTGCTCTCAGGTGTCGTCTCTGCCTTTGTGAGCAACAAAGACACCCAGAACCTCGGCTCCCCCGTCACCTTCATCTTCTCCCACCAC TCGGTGACACCCGGGCCAACCCAGAAGGTGTTCTGTGTCTTCTGGGAGCACAGTCAGGATGGAGGCGGTCATTGGTCCACCACGGGCTGCAGGATGGCGGCCACCGGAGACGCCAGCACCACCTGCCAGTGCTCCCACCTCAGCAGCTTTGCCGTCCTCATGGCCCACGGCCACGTGCAG GAGGAGGATCCCGTGCTGGCTGTGATCACCTACGTGGGGCTGGGCCTCTCTCTGCTGTGCCTCCTCCTGGCAGCCCTCACCTTCCTCCTGTGCAAAGCCATCCAGAACACCAGCACCTCGCTCCACCTGCAGCTCTCGATCTGCCTCTTCCTGGCCCACCTGCTCTTCCTCACGGCCATCGACCAGACCAAGATCAAG ctgctgTGCGCCATCATCGCGGGGGCCTTACACTATCTCTACCTGGCCTCCTTCACCTGGATGCTGTTGGAGGGTCTACACCTCTTCCTCACGGCACGCAACCTGATGGTGGTCAACTACTCCAGCATGAGCAGGTTCACGAAGAGACTCATGTTCCCTGTGGGCTACGGAGTCCCGGCTCTGATTGTGGCCGTTTCTGCTGCATCCAGACCTTCCCTTTATGGAACACCCACCAG ATGCTGGCTTCACACAGAAAAAGGATTTGTATGGACCTTCCTGGGCCCCGTCTGCACCATCTTCTCC ATTAATCTGGCCTTCTTTCTGATGACCTTCTGGATTGTGAGAAACAAGCTCTCCTCCCTCAACAGAGATGTGTCCACCCTCCAGAACACCAG GATGCTGACATTCAAAGCGACGGCTCAGCTCCTCATCCTGGGCTGCACGTGGTGTCTGGGCCTCCTGCAGGTGGGGCCAGCTGCCCGCGTCATGGCTTACCTCTTCACCATCATCAACAGCCTGCAGGGAATGTTCATCTTCCTGGTGTACTGCCTCCTCAGCCAGCAG GTCCGGGAGCAGTACGGGAAGTGGTTCAGAGGGGTCAGGAAAGCCAAAGCCGAGCCTGAGAATTACACGCTCTCAAGCAGGACCGTGTCTGATGCTTCCAAGCACAGTGCG GAGAATTATAATGAACTGGCGAACTTGTCTCttagaaagtga
- the LOC101083497 gene encoding adhesion G protein-coupled receptor E2-like isoform X1 — MRNRYRLLPGLLLLLLLIFRAASQNTRDINMCEQPWRTPCVPYVDCQGVDGRYCVCGPGQELIPEMTFRNESENMCQGLLVLLLLTLGPVQKLSASAPTDCAQWCPPKSSCVNATACRCSPGFTSSSGDVFTNRLENCDDINECGPPPRVSCGKFAHCLNTEGSYHCTCGPGYELASGAKTFRSESENTCQVISVHIPESKPDDQEPEECCVESKQNYTDPPPYTHRKLHDQKGLPSRQDSNRQHHWGPAGNFFPSWTPPRGIKSQRLSRFFEKVEDLARKFIPAFAQDSIQGLIEGVDELLQTPEDLGALPRSEQHRVAANLLAGLEDVLRNISQALPNGTLTFNASAGTDLSLKVQEQGDRNVTLSLNQAKMLLSLDEVHESSDSGPSVVGLVSTPGMAKFLAEAPLVLDPKQQAVLREHKELLGEVPPVLLSGVVSAFVSNKDTQNLGSPVTFIFSHHSVTPGPTQKVFCVFWEHSQDGGGHWSTTGCRMAATGDASTTCQCSHLSSFAVLMAHGHVQEEDPVLAVITYVGLGLSLLCLLLAALTFLLCKAIQNTSTSLHLQLSICLFLAHLLFLTAIDQTKIKLLCAIIAGALHYLYLASFTWMLLEGLHLFLTARNLMVVNYSSMSRFTKRLMFPVGYGVPALIVAVSAASRPSLYGTPTRCWLHTEKGFVWTFLGPVCTIFSINLAFFLMTFWIVRNKLSSLNRDVSTLQNTRMLTFKATAQLLILGCTWCLGLLQVGPAARVMAYLFTIINSLQGMFIFLVYCLLSQQVREQYGKWFRGVRKAKAEPENYTLSSRTVSDASKHSAENYNELANLSLRK; from the exons ATGAGGAACAGATATCGACTGCTGCCAG GactcttgctgctgctgctgttaatATTCAGAGCTGCTTCCCAGAACACTAGAG ACATCAACATGTGTGAGCAACCCTGGAGGACGCCCTGTGTACCCTATGTTGACTGCCAGGGCGTGGATGGGAGATACTGCGTGTGCGGCCCAGGCCAGGAGCTGATTCCCGAGATGACGTTCAGGaatgagagtgaaaacatgtgtCAAG GGCTCTTGGTGCTGCTGCTGTTGACACTAGGGCCTGTACAGAAACTGAGTG CTTCTGCCCCCACAGACTGTGCTCAGTGGTGCCCTCCAAAGTCCTCATGTGTCAACGCCACGGCCTGCCGCTGCTCTCCGGGGTTCACTTCTTCATCCGGGGACGTCTTCACCAACCGCTTGGAGAATTGTGATG ACATCAACGAGTGTGGACCACCCCCCAGAGTGTCCTGTGGAAAATTCGCACACTGCCTCAACACAGAGGGGAGCTACCACTGCACGTGCGGCCCAGGATACGAGCTTGCTTCTGGGGCAAAAACATTCAGGAGTGAGAGTGAGAACACGTGTCAAG TAATTTCAGTTCACATTCCTGAGAGCAAACCAGATGACCAGGAGCCAGAAGAATGCTGTGTGGAGTCTAAGCAGAATTACACGGATCCACCCCCATACACACATAGAAAATTACATGATCAGAAGGGGCTCCCGTCGAGACAAGATAGCAACAGACAGCATCATTGGGGACCAGCAG GCAACTTTTTCCCCAGCTGGACCCCACCCCGTGGAATCAAGAGCCAG AGACTCTCCCGCTTCTTTGAAAAAGTCGAAGATCTGGCCAGAAAGTTCATACCGGCCTTTGCCCAGGACAGCATCCAG GGCCTCATAGAGGGGGTGGATGAGTTGTTGCAGACCCCGGAAGACCTGGGGGCGCTGCCCCGCTCAGAGCAGCACCGTGTGGCCGCGAACCTGCTCGCTGGCCTGGAGGACGTCCTGAGAAACATAAGCCAGGCCCTGCCCAATGGGACATTGACCTTCAATGCATCTGCAGGCACAG ACCTGTCCCTGAAGGTGCAAGAACAAGGAGACAGAAATGTCACCTTGAGTCTGAACCAGGCAAAGATGCTGCTGAGCTTGGATGAGGTGCATGAATCTAGTGACTCAG GTCCTTCTGTGGTGGGCCTCGTCTCCACTCCAGGGATGGCCAAGTTCCTGGCCGAGGCGCCCCTGGTCCTGGACCCTAAGCAGCAGGCAGTTCTGCGTGAACACAAGGAATTGCTGGGAGAGGTCCCCCCTGTCCTGCTCTCAGGTGTCGTCTCTGCCTTTGTGAGCAACAAAGACACCCAGAACCTCGGCTCCCCCGTCACCTTCATCTTCTCCCACCAC TCGGTGACACCCGGGCCAACCCAGAAGGTGTTCTGTGTCTTCTGGGAGCACAGTCAGGATGGAGGCGGTCATTGGTCCACCACGGGCTGCAGGATGGCGGCCACCGGAGACGCCAGCACCACCTGCCAGTGCTCCCACCTCAGCAGCTTTGCCGTCCTCATGGCCCACGGCCACGTGCAG GAGGAGGATCCCGTGCTGGCTGTGATCACCTACGTGGGGCTGGGCCTCTCTCTGCTGTGCCTCCTCCTGGCAGCCCTCACCTTCCTCCTGTGCAAAGCCATCCAGAACACCAGCACCTCGCTCCACCTGCAGCTCTCGATCTGCCTCTTCCTGGCCCACCTGCTCTTCCTCACGGCCATCGACCAGACCAAGATCAAG ctgctgTGCGCCATCATCGCGGGGGCCTTACACTATCTCTACCTGGCCTCCTTCACCTGGATGCTGTTGGAGGGTCTACACCTCTTCCTCACGGCACGCAACCTGATGGTGGTCAACTACTCCAGCATGAGCAGGTTCACGAAGAGACTCATGTTCCCTGTGGGCTACGGAGTCCCGGCTCTGATTGTGGCCGTTTCTGCTGCATCCAGACCTTCCCTTTATGGAACACCCACCAG ATGCTGGCTTCACACAGAAAAAGGATTTGTATGGACCTTCCTGGGCCCCGTCTGCACCATCTTCTCC ATTAATCTGGCCTTCTTTCTGATGACCTTCTGGATTGTGAGAAACAAGCTCTCCTCCCTCAACAGAGATGTGTCCACCCTCCAGAACACCAG GATGCTGACATTCAAAGCGACGGCTCAGCTCCTCATCCTGGGCTGCACGTGGTGTCTGGGCCTCCTGCAGGTGGGGCCAGCTGCCCGCGTCATGGCTTACCTCTTCACCATCATCAACAGCCTGCAGGGAATGTTCATCTTCCTGGTGTACTGCCTCCTCAGCCAGCAG GTCCGGGAGCAGTACGGGAAGTGGTTCAGAGGGGTCAGGAAAGCCAAAGCCGAGCCTGAGAATTACACGCTCTCAAGCAGGACCGTGTCTGATGCTTCCAAGCACAGTGCG GAGAATTATAATGAACTGGCGAACTTGTCTCttagaaagtga
- the LOC105261261 gene encoding BBSome-interacting protein 1, which produces MAEVKSMFREVLPKQGQLSVEDITTVVLCKPKLLPLKSLTLEKLEKMQQAAQDTIRQQEMAEKEQR; this is translated from the coding sequence ATGGCGGAAGTGAAGTCAATGTTCCGGGAAGTTCTTCCAAAACAAGGGCAGCTGTCTGTGGAAGATATAACCACAGTGGTGCTGTGTAAACCCAAACTTTTACCCTTAAAATCTCTGACTCtggaaaaattggagaaaatgcAGCAAGCAGCCCAGGATACGATTCGCCAACAAGAAATGGCAGAAAAGGAACAACGGTAA